One window of the Thermococcus sp. P6 genome contains the following:
- the wtpC gene encoding tungstate ABC transporter ATP-binding protein WtpC, giving the protein MLRVESLSKDWKDFRLRGITFDVKSGEYFIILGPSGAGKTVLLEIIAGIIAPDSGRIVLGEKDVTEWPPERRGLAYIPQNYALFPNMNVYDNIAFGLRLRKLPEREIKKKVGETAEVLGIDHLLHRKPRTLSGGEAQRVAIARALVIEPELLLLDEPFANLDVRKRSELMDEMKRWRKELDFTALHVTHSFEEAVSLGDRVGVMLNGRLVQVGSVREVFSRPASEEVARFLGFENIIEGIAEGRVLRANGAEIELPVEVRGRTRVGLRPEDIILSLEPLKSSARNSLRAVVESVEELGPLVRVHLRAGGLYLRAFTTRSSMLEMGVEKGKELYVSFKASALHVF; this is encoded by the coding sequence ATGCTCAGAGTTGAATCCCTCTCCAAGGACTGGAAGGACTTCAGGCTCAGGGGGATAACCTTCGACGTTAAATCCGGCGAGTACTTCATAATCCTCGGTCCGAGCGGTGCGGGGAAGACCGTTCTCCTCGAGATAATAGCGGGCATAATAGCTCCCGACTCCGGGAGAATCGTTTTAGGCGAAAAGGACGTCACGGAGTGGCCTCCTGAACGGAGGGGTCTGGCCTACATTCCCCAGAACTACGCCCTCTTTCCGAACATGAACGTCTACGACAACATCGCCTTCGGTTTGAGGCTCAGGAAGCTCCCGGAGCGGGAAATCAAAAAGAAGGTCGGAGAAACGGCCGAAGTGCTCGGGATAGACCACCTGCTCCACAGGAAGCCGAGGACCCTGAGCGGGGGGGAAGCCCAGAGGGTGGCCATAGCAAGGGCCCTCGTAATCGAGCCCGAGCTTCTTTTGCTCGATGAGCCCTTCGCCAACCTCGACGTGAGGAAGAGATCGGAGCTGATGGACGAGATGAAGCGATGGAGGAAGGAGCTGGACTTCACGGCCCTGCACGTTACCCATTCCTTCGAGGAGGCGGTAAGCCTTGGCGACAGGGTCGGGGTGATGCTGAACGGGAGGCTCGTTCAGGTGGGCTCGGTTCGGGAGGTGTTCTCAAGACCTGCCAGCGAAGAAGTCGCACGCTTCCTCGGTTTCGAGAACATCATCGAGGGGATCGCCGAGGGACGGGTTCTCAGGGCCAACGGTGCCGAGATAGAGCTTCCGGTTGAAGTCAGAGGCAGAACGCGCGTGGGCCTGAGACCGGAGGACATAATCCTCTCCCTCGAGCCCCTTAAAAGCTCCGCCAGAAACAGCCTGAGGGCCGTTGTCGAGTCCGTGGAGGAGCTCGGCCCCCTCGTGAGGGTTCACCTGAGGGCCGGGGGGCTCTACCTGAGGGCCTTCACAACCCGCTCCTCCATGCTTGAAATGGGCGTGGAAAAGGGAAAGGAACTCTACGTGAGCTTCAAGGCGAGCGCCCTTCACGTCTTTTAA
- the wtpB gene encoding tungstate ABC transporter permease WtpB, producing MKRDYTVAFFALMGSFLVVYIALPLAVILLKQAFDREMLLRTLHDGLVIEAIGNSLLTATATALIALLFGVPLGYVLAREEFRGKSLVQAVIDIPIVIPHSVVGIMLLVTFSKAILDSYTGIIAAMLFVSAPFAINAARDGFLAVDEKLEHVARTLGASRLRAFTSITLPMALPSIASGAIMTWARAISEVGAILIVAYYPKTAQVLVMEYFNNYGLRASRPISVVLVVMSLTLFVALRWLVGRWSNAQS from the coding sequence ATGAAGCGCGACTACACGGTGGCGTTTTTTGCCCTCATGGGAAGCTTCCTCGTCGTCTACATTGCGCTTCCCCTTGCGGTGATTCTACTTAAGCAGGCCTTCGACAGGGAGATGCTTCTAAGGACGCTCCACGACGGGCTCGTGATCGAAGCTATAGGAAACTCCCTGCTCACGGCAACGGCCACAGCACTTATAGCGCTTCTCTTCGGCGTCCCCCTTGGCTACGTTCTCGCCCGCGAGGAATTCAGGGGCAAAAGCCTCGTTCAGGCGGTGATAGACATCCCCATCGTCATTCCCCACTCGGTAGTTGGCATAATGCTCCTTGTGACCTTCTCGAAGGCCATCCTCGACAGCTACACCGGTATAATAGCGGCTATGCTCTTTGTCTCAGCGCCCTTTGCCATAAACGCCGCGCGTGACGGCTTTCTGGCCGTTGATGAGAAGCTTGAGCACGTCGCGAGAACTCTTGGAGCCTCCCGTCTAAGGGCCTTCACCTCGATAACCCTCCCCATGGCCCTTCCCTCGATAGCGAGCGGTGCGATAATGACGTGGGCGAGGGCCATAAGCGAGGTCGGGGCCATCCTCATAGTGGCCTACTACCCGAAGACGGCGCAGGTTCTGGTTATGGAGTACTTCAACAACTACGGGCTCAGGGCATCGAGGCCCATATCGGTGGTACTCGTTGTCATGAGCCTCACCCTGTTCGTGGCCCTGCGGTGGCTCGTGGGGAGGTGGAGCAATGCTCAGAGTTGA
- the wtpA gene encoding tungstate ABC transporter substrate-binding protein WtpA has translation MRRRWMGAILMVVLLSVLSPGCMNSSSGSSEVTLTVFHAGSLSVPFERLEKAFSDRKRDLGYRVTFHDEASGSVKAVRKVTDLGMEADVVAVADYSLIPELMMPNYTDFYVAFATNEIVIAFTNKSRYSSEINSSNWYEILSRKEVSFGFSDPNQDPCGYRSLMVMKLADYHYGRPIFRTLVEENTNVYFNGTTIIVPEEIQVKSDRLVIRPKETDLTPLVESGSLDYYFIYRSVAEQHGLRYVELPEEINLKDLRLANHYGKVKVHLGSTGKTIQAKPIVYGVTVPRNAPHRELAMEFLRYLLSDEGREIFERNHQGFIVPPVAFGNVPDEIKDLVRVEG, from the coding sequence ATGAGAAGGCGATGGATGGGTGCCATCCTGATGGTTGTTCTTCTATCCGTTCTTTCCCCGGGGTGTATGAACTCCAGTTCGGGTTCCAGCGAGGTAACCCTGACGGTTTTCCACGCGGGCTCGCTCAGCGTCCCCTTCGAACGGCTGGAGAAGGCGTTCTCGGACAGGAAGAGGGACCTCGGTTACAGGGTAACCTTTCACGACGAGGCCAGCGGGAGCGTTAAGGCCGTCAGAAAGGTCACGGACCTCGGAATGGAGGCGGACGTGGTTGCAGTTGCCGACTACTCCCTCATACCCGAACTTATGATGCCCAACTACACGGACTTTTACGTCGCCTTCGCCACCAACGAGATAGTCATAGCCTTCACGAACAAGAGCAGGTACTCGAGCGAGATAAACTCCAGCAACTGGTACGAGATCCTCTCGCGGAAGGAAGTCTCTTTCGGCTTCAGCGACCCGAATCAGGACCCCTGCGGTTACAGAAGCTTAATGGTCATGAAGCTGGCAGACTACCACTACGGCAGGCCGATCTTCAGGACCCTCGTCGAGGAGAACACCAACGTTTACTTCAACGGCACGACCATAATCGTCCCGGAGGAGATTCAGGTTAAGAGCGATCGCCTCGTTATAAGGCCCAAGGAGACCGACCTCACACCTCTGGTCGAGAGCGGTTCCCTCGATTACTACTTCATCTACAGGAGCGTTGCAGAACAGCACGGTCTCAGATACGTCGAGCTTCCGGAGGAGATAAACCTGAAGGACTTAAGGCTTGCGAATCACTACGGTAAGGTTAAGGTCCACCTCGGCTCAACGGGAAAGACCATCCAGGCCAAGCCCATCGTTTACGGCGTCACCGTTCCAAGGAACGCGCCCCACAGGGAGCTCGCGATGGAGTTCCTCAGATACCTCCTCAGCGATGAGGGAAGGGAGATCTTCGAGCGTAACCATCAGGGGTTCATAGTACCCCCCGTGGCCTTCGGCAACGTGCCGGATGAGATAAAGGACTTGGTGAGAGTGGAGGGATGA
- a CDS encoding GTP-binding protein, which yields MPGWVKFGHHYYYKVTVDELNSGGFRGKNVVIEGPIEDKPRVEFFPMELPGYRTTFRIQGLRIEFSGAPCLRKGERARVYGRFLGNCIMASAIETEEALFTTEE from the coding sequence ATGCCCGGGTGGGTTAAGTTTGGTCATCATTACTATTACAAAGTTACGGTTGATGAGTTGAATTCCGGCGGTTTTCGGGGTAAGAACGTCGTCATAGAAGGCCCAATAGAGGACAAACCGCGGGTGGAGTTCTTCCCCATGGAGCTCCCCGGTTACAGGACGACCTTCAGGATTCAGGGTCTCAGGATCGAGTTCTCCGGGGCCCCCTGCCTCAGGAAGGGCGAACGTGCCCGGGTCTACGGAAGGTTCCTCGGGAACTGCATAATGGCCAGCGCCATCGAGACCGAAGAGGCCCTCTTCACGACGGAGGAATAG
- a CDS encoding Era-like GTP-binding protein, producing MIKVAIIGAENVGKSTLMNALIGGRVSEVENLPGTTKGVIRKRFGKLKIEKSMKNPLGGADEFVVVDTAGLFDPRRELRGKALSEERFRKVLNEIVSSDVVIHMIDATVGLHRGMEKLHHMLKFRYGKPIIVVINKVDLVPPERVEEIREIVRKRLEQDALPLSLVTYEGFDELIKKLAHYAQYV from the coding sequence ATGATAAAGGTTGCGATCATCGGTGCCGAGAACGTCGGCAAGTCCACCCTGATGAACGCCCTCATAGGAGGCAGGGTCTCGGAGGTGGAGAACCTCCCGGGGACCACCAAGGGCGTCATAAGGAAGCGCTTCGGAAAGCTCAAGATAGAAAAGAGCATGAAGAACCCCCTCGGCGGTGCCGATGAGTTCGTTGTCGTAGACACCGCGGGCCTCTTCGATCCCCGAAGGGAGCTCAGGGGCAAAGCTCTAAGCGAGGAGCGCTTCAGGAAGGTCCTCAACGAGATAGTATCATCTGACGTGGTTATTCACATGATAGACGCCACCGTTGGCCTTCACAGGGGCATGGAAAAGCTTCACCACATGCTAAAGTTCCGCTACGGGAAGCCGATAATAGTGGTTATAAACAAGGTGGACCTCGTCCCACCGGAGAGGGTGGAGGAGATAAGGGAGATCGTGAGGAAGCGGCTTGAACAGGATGCCTTACCGCTCTCCCTCGTGACCTACGAAGGGTTCGATGAATTGATAAAAAAGCTGGCCCATTACGCGCAGTACGTCTAA
- a CDS encoding secondary thiamine-phosphate synthase enzyme YjbQ, whose protein sequence is MLLEITVPTEERFQVVDITDEVQHLVWRSDVTHGVAVVFTTHTTTGLAINENESGLIEDIRAKIKELIPEEGNYAHNRLDGNAHSHLRATLLLNPEVVVPVEDGELTLGAWQRILFIELDGPRHRRVLVKVCGC, encoded by the coding sequence GTGCTCCTCGAGATAACGGTTCCGACTGAGGAGAGATTTCAGGTGGTGGACATAACCGACGAGGTCCAGCACCTCGTCTGGAGGAGCGATGTTACACACGGCGTTGCCGTCGTCTTCACCACCCACACCACCACGGGTCTGGCGATAAACGAGAACGAAAGCGGACTCATTGAGGACATCAGGGCCAAGATAAAGGAGCTAATTCCAGAGGAAGGTAACTACGCCCACAACAGGCTTGACGGTAACGCCCACTCCCACCTGAGGGCGACCCTTCTGCTGAACCCCGAGGTTGTGGTCCCGGTGGAGGACGGTGAGCTAACGCTCGGAGCATGGCAGAGGATCCTCTTCATCGAACTCGACGGGCCGAGGCACAGGAGGGTTCTGGTAAAGGTCTGCGGGTGTTAG
- a CDS encoding prenyltransferase yields MLAREVLASAGVIRDPYIKSVTYAKIGERLFRAKNGLYRDAFLRAIETAREIGDPFTMFRALLSVGYSMGKAGLKSSKKIYRSVMEDSRMLAAPQRDRLMESAALYMLGLGEVNEAITYALEIEDQKLRNETLLEILKVNTHRMGTERLKMAYRLRKSKLILEQITSEPDRSKALLELIKAYLLMESYEKAISLIGEMGSRVWAKQAFKEVAFYLKEKEVLGHYIGNLRALADGLIERFGSDFVVELAFALVLGGESVSALELIRRLENSGSVLVEMAMELLERDNDILPGFIAAMNEEEVVLVGKALMNRLLENPEKGSWEIVGAIGRGTANEEVWTKIARYYVLRGDLEGAMTVVRMIRDERLRSIILADVAHHLVKSGKVEDAIDVALEVKDPKFSSILVSEILIKALEKELPGRVSRGKTQRAHR; encoded by the coding sequence ATGCTCGCCAGGGAGGTGCTTGCATCCGCCGGGGTTATCCGGGACCCTTACATAAAATCCGTAACCTACGCTAAAATCGGAGAAAGGCTCTTCAGGGCCAAGAACGGCCTCTACAGGGATGCCTTTCTGCGTGCCATCGAAACGGCCCGGGAGATAGGGGATCCTTTTACCATGTTTCGGGCCCTTCTGTCCGTGGGCTACTCCATGGGGAAGGCCGGCCTGAAGTCGTCCAAGAAGATATACCGGAGCGTGATGGAGGACTCAAGGATGCTGGCGGCCCCGCAGAGGGACCGTCTCATGGAGAGCGCCGCACTCTACATGCTGGGCCTCGGGGAGGTGAACGAGGCCATAACCTACGCCCTTGAGATAGAGGATCAAAAGCTCAGAAACGAGACGCTCCTCGAGATCCTTAAGGTAAACACCCACAGGATGGGAACGGAACGTCTGAAGATGGCCTACAGGCTCAGGAAGAGCAAACTGATCCTCGAACAAATAACTTCCGAACCGGATCGTTCGAAGGCCCTGCTGGAGCTCATAAAAGCCTACCTCCTCATGGAAAGCTACGAGAAGGCCATATCCCTCATCGGGGAGATGGGTTCGAGGGTGTGGGCGAAGCAGGCCTTCAAGGAAGTCGCCTTTTACCTGAAGGAGAAGGAAGTCCTCGGCCATTACATAGGCAACCTCAGGGCGCTGGCGGATGGGCTCATAGAGAGGTTCGGGAGCGATTTCGTGGTGGAGCTTGCCTTCGCCCTCGTCCTCGGGGGTGAGAGCGTTTCCGCCCTCGAACTGATCAGACGCCTCGAGAACAGCGGGAGCGTGCTTGTAGAGATGGCCATGGAGCTTCTCGAGAGGGACAACGACATTCTGCCCGGCTTCATAGCGGCCATGAACGAGGAGGAAGTTGTCCTCGTTGGAAAAGCCCTGATGAACAGGCTCCTCGAAAATCCAGAAAAGGGGAGCTGGGAGATCGTGGGGGCAATCGGACGGGGTACGGCCAACGAAGAGGTCTGGACCAAGATAGCCCGCTACTACGTCCTCAGAGGAGATCTCGAGGGGGCCATGACTGTAGTCAGGATGATACGGGATGAAAGGCTGCGTTCCATAATACTGGCCGACGTTGCTCACCATCTCGTTAAAAGCGGGAAGGTGGAGGATGCCATAGACGTGGCGCTTGAGGTTAAAGACCCGAAGTTCTCATCCATCCTCGTCTCCGAGATACTGATTAAGGCCCTTGAAAAAGAGCTTCCAGGGAGGGTTAGTCGTGGAAAGACTCAAAGAGCTCATAGGTAA
- a CDS encoding TRM11 family methyltransferase, with the protein MYAVVFGKNPGLSRAEFHAFVKRFGLRVEVIESAHNWMLFESDPAVERYFHRLGGALKLVRIAGEGESAIGELEYARLFTVSLYNRNDWRFWRKLGSRIKRRFKREGPSKFFKPAKTYAMPSELILKGFPEVKDFVFLFREGNFLVGETVKITDPFELKKLDVGRPVQRPILSIPPRLARIMVNLTEVREGRFLDPFCGIGTVLQEFVLQGLKAFGSDRDPERVREAVRNISWLRREFHLKNTARIEVCDARKLRRCFRGRFDAIVTEPYLGKPLRRNPSREEAIKLANELDGFYHQVFESFGDVLKRGGKVVFVFPAYRLKDGSLYRKDRKWLAKLGFEVRGSYTDYDARHRLVRDVHVLEYRG; encoded by the coding sequence ATGTATGCCGTGGTGTTCGGGAAGAATCCCGGCTTAAGCCGTGCTGAATTTCACGCTTTCGTGAAAAGATTCGGCCTGAGGGTTGAGGTAATCGAGAGTGCTCATAACTGGATGTTATTTGAGTCAGACCCCGCGGTGGAGAGGTACTTCCACAGGCTCGGGGGTGCCCTGAAGCTTGTGAGGATCGCCGGAGAGGGGGAGAGCGCGATAGGAGAGCTCGAATACGCGAGGCTTTTCACTGTGAGCCTCTACAACCGGAATGACTGGAGGTTCTGGAGGAAACTCGGAAGCAGGATAAAGAGGAGGTTTAAAAGGGAAGGCCCCTCCAAGTTCTTCAAGCCCGCTAAGACCTACGCCATGCCTTCAGAACTCATCCTGAAGGGCTTTCCAGAGGTTAAGGACTTCGTCTTTCTGTTCCGGGAGGGAAACTTTCTCGTCGGTGAGACCGTTAAGATTACGGACCCCTTTGAGCTGAAGAAACTCGACGTTGGGAGGCCTGTTCAGAGGCCCATCCTTTCCATCCCCCCGCGGCTCGCGAGGATAATGGTCAACCTGACGGAAGTTCGAGAGGGCAGGTTTCTCGATCCCTTCTGTGGCATTGGTACCGTACTCCAGGAGTTCGTCCTTCAGGGGTTAAAGGCCTTCGGGAGCGACAGGGATCCGGAAAGGGTGCGGGAGGCGGTGAGGAACATCTCGTGGCTCCGGAGGGAGTTCCACCTTAAAAACACGGCCAGAATAGAGGTCTGCGACGCGAGAAAACTGAGGCGTTGCTTCCGCGGTAGGTTCGACGCGATAGTTACCGAGCCCTACCTCGGAAAACCCCTCAGACGAAATCCTTCCCGGGAGGAGGCCATAAAACTCGCGAACGAACTCGATGGATTTTACCATCAGGTCTTCGAGAGCTTTGGGGACGTCCTGAAAAGGGGAGGAAAGGTTGTATTCGTCTTCCCGGCCTACAGGCTGAAGGATGGGAGCCTTTACAGGAAGGACCGGAAGTGGCTGGCCAAACTCGGCTTCGAGGTAAGGGGCAGCTACACGGACTACGATGCCAGACACAGGCTCGTCCGGGACGTTCACGTGCTGGAGTACAGGGGTTAG
- a CDS encoding CoA-binding protein — MVRIMPVDRLSDEDVREILTRYRKVALVGASPKPERDASDVMRYLLEHGYEVYPVNPRYGEVLGRKCYSSLLDIPDDVEIVDLFVRPEFTVEYVEQAIEKGARVVWFQFNTYNREAFKRAKEAGLVVVAHRCMKKEHERLVSY; from the coding sequence ATGGTAAGGATAATGCCCGTTGATAGGTTGAGTGACGAAGACGTCAGGGAGATCCTGACCCGATACAGGAAGGTGGCCCTCGTCGGGGCCTCACCGAAACCCGAGCGTGATGCCAGCGACGTTATGCGCTACCTCCTCGAACACGGTTACGAAGTCTACCCCGTGAACCCAAGGTACGGGGAGGTCCTCGGGAGGAAGTGCTATTCGAGTCTCCTCGACATACCCGACGATGTGGAGATCGTTGACCTCTTCGTGAGGCCTGAATTCACCGTGGAGTACGTTGAGCAGGCGATAGAGAAGGGGGCCAGAGTGGTCTGGTTTCAGTTCAACACCTACAACCGGGAGGCCTTCAAAAGGGCGAAGGAAGCGGGTTTGGTCGTCGTGGCCCACAGGTGCATGAAGAAGGAACACGAGAGGCTCGTGAGTTACTAA
- a CDS encoding glycerate kinase, whose amino-acid sequence MNAREDALEIMQTAIESADPYAAVRRTLKVEENRLMVQGEEFPIGGRVYLLAFGKAACSMAKAVVEILGERIEEGLIVTKYGYARGCPELEGLKVIEAGHPVPDENSLLGGKLGLELAEKVGKNDLLVVLISGGGSALFLHPEEGISLRDKIRTNELLLKSGARIHEINTVRKHISKVKGGKLAKRVKGTLISLILSDVVGDPLEAIASGPTVKDPTTFADAFRILRFYGLWDRLPESVRRHLELGLEGKVEETLKEDLPNVHNFIVGSNAIACESALSKAGELGYNSLLLTTTLEGEAREIALALGSIVQEIAGHDRPVPRPAVLIAGGEWTVTIGERAGLGGPNQEFALSVARKIDKLKAVVLAVDTDGTDGPTDAAGGLVDGKTLERLREAGVDVETALKNHDSYHALEKVGALLKTGPTGTNVNSLIVAVIPEPPEEP is encoded by the coding sequence ATGAACGCCAGAGAGGACGCCCTTGAGATCATGCAAACTGCAATCGAAAGCGCCGATCCCTACGCCGCGGTAAGACGAACCCTGAAGGTGGAGGAAAACCGCCTGATGGTTCAGGGGGAGGAATTTCCGATAGGGGGAAGGGTCTACCTTCTGGCCTTTGGAAAGGCCGCCTGCTCGATGGCGAAGGCCGTCGTTGAGATCCTTGGGGAAAGGATCGAGGAGGGGCTGATTGTCACCAAATACGGCTACGCCAGGGGCTGTCCGGAACTGGAGGGACTGAAGGTTATCGAGGCAGGGCATCCCGTGCCCGACGAAAACTCCCTTCTGGGAGGAAAGCTTGGCCTCGAACTGGCCGAAAAGGTCGGGAAGAATGACCTCCTCGTGGTTCTCATCTCCGGTGGTGGGAGCGCTCTCTTTCTACATCCTGAGGAAGGGATAAGCCTGAGGGACAAGATCCGAACGAACGAGCTTCTCCTCAAAAGCGGGGCGAGGATACACGAGATAAACACCGTCAGAAAACACATATCAAAGGTAAAGGGTGGCAAACTGGCGAAGCGCGTGAAGGGCACCCTCATAAGCCTTATCCTGTCGGACGTTGTCGGCGATCCCCTCGAGGCCATAGCCTCGGGCCCAACCGTGAAGGACCCCACCACCTTTGCGGATGCCTTCAGGATCCTGAGGTTCTATGGTCTTTGGGACAGGCTTCCCGAGAGCGTTAGGAGGCACCTCGAGCTCGGACTGGAGGGAAAGGTCGAGGAAACTTTGAAGGAGGATCTCCCGAACGTTCACAACTTCATAGTCGGGAGCAACGCCATCGCCTGCGAGTCAGCCCTCTCAAAGGCAGGGGAACTCGGCTACAACTCCCTCCTCCTCACGACGACCCTTGAAGGCGAGGCCCGGGAGATAGCACTGGCTCTGGGTTCCATAGTTCAGGAGATAGCCGGACACGACCGCCCCGTCCCGAGACCCGCGGTTTTAATAGCCGGGGGGGAGTGGACGGTAACGATAGGTGAAAGGGCAGGTCTCGGGGGGCCGAATCAGGAGTTTGCCCTGAGCGTGGCGAGGAAGATAGACAAGCTTAAGGCAGTTGTTCTGGCGGTCGACACAGACGGAACGGACGGGCCAACGGATGCCGCCGGAGGACTGGTCGACGGGAAAACCCTTGAAAGACTCAGGGAAGCCGGGGTGGACGTGGAAACGGCCCTGAAGAACCACGACAGTTACCACGCCCTCGAAAAGGTCGGGGCGCTCCTTAAGACCGGTCCCACGGGAACGAACGTTAACTCCCTCATAGTGGCGGTGATTCCAGAACCCCCGGAGGAACCTTAG
- a CDS encoding TrmB family transcriptional regulator encodes MEEKEVRSLLRELGLNEYEVRAYLTLLKNGPLTAGELATLSKVPQPRIYDVIRTLMAKGFVTTTQGRPKQVVPLSPESVMDSMKRYYDERIDTLKSALEKLYNPKEETGSITIVKSRITLEEYIRRMIRNCRNHLSIAVPIEFLERIKDELKRKNDQVRINLFVYGEGDVPEVAREVRMRKVPDPVIVIKDRNAGVYLPHEALTGSSSLRGYALIIHDNNLLFILDRYFYHALWPTGRVVYRKERSLQLPEEYIHIREFISDLRHFGIQNPRVEVFGRFVRSGKPVHLVGRVVEFYEDEGKVISNITVETGGKRYVVGGWNASLEDVEADRIILLE; translated from the coding sequence ATGGAGGAGAAGGAAGTAAGGTCGCTGCTCAGGGAACTCGGTCTGAATGAGTACGAGGTTAGGGCGTACCTTACCCTCCTTAAGAACGGCCCGCTCACGGCAGGGGAGCTGGCGACGCTCTCCAAGGTGCCCCAGCCAAGGATTTACGACGTGATAAGGACCCTGATGGCCAAGGGATTCGTAACGACAACTCAGGGACGGCCAAAGCAGGTCGTCCCCCTCAGCCCTGAGAGCGTCATGGATTCAATGAAGAGGTATTATGACGAGAGGATAGATACCCTGAAATCCGCCCTCGAAAAGCTCTACAATCCAAAGGAAGAAACCGGTAGCATTACGATCGTTAAGAGCCGGATAACCCTTGAGGAATACATCAGGCGGATGATAAGAAACTGCAGGAACCATCTGAGCATCGCGGTTCCCATCGAGTTTCTCGAGAGAATCAAGGATGAGCTCAAAAGGAAGAACGATCAAGTCAGGATAAACCTCTTCGTCTACGGTGAGGGCGACGTGCCCGAGGTTGCGAGGGAGGTGCGGATGCGCAAGGTTCCCGATCCGGTAATCGTGATAAAGGACAGGAACGCCGGCGTGTACCTCCCCCACGAGGCCCTCACCGGAAGCAGTTCCCTCCGGGGCTACGCCCTGATAATACACGACAACAACCTCCTCTTTATACTTGACCGCTACTTCTATCACGCCCTCTGGCCAACGGGAAGGGTCGTTTACAGGAAAGAAAGATCCCTGCAGCTTCCCGAGGAATACATACACATCCGGGAGTTCATTTCGGATTTAAGGCACTTTGGAATTCAAAATCCCCGGGTGGAGGTTTTCGGCCGTTTCGTCCGCTCCGGAAAGCCCGTTCATCTCGTTGGGAGGGTCGTGGAGTTCTACGAGGATGAAGGGAAGGTTATCTCCAACATCACCGTGGAAACCGGGGGCAAAAGGTACGTTGTTGGGGGCTGGAACGCTTCCCTTGAGGACGTTGAGGCCGATAGGATAATCCTTTTGGAATAA
- a CDS encoding ABC transporter ATP-binding protein, whose product MVEVRLDRITKRFGNFEAVKELSLTIKDGEFLVLLGPSGCGKTTTLRMISGLEEPSEGRIYFGDRDVTYLPPKDRNISMVFQSYAVWPHMTVYDNIAFPLKIKKYPREEIERKVKWAAELLQIGNLLDRYPGQLSGGQRQRVAVARAIVVEPDVLLMDEPLSNLDAKLRVTMRAEIKKLQTKLGVTTVYVTHDQVEAMTMGDRIAVMNMGRLLQVGPPTEVYLKPNSLFVATFIGAPEMNILKATLAGDGTTIEGDGFRIPLPGDFREILLDYSGKDVLVGIRPEHMTVKGVSTLEHVTRSAEIEGSVDFIEALGTDTIVHAKVGEKIIKVKLPGHIPIPIGEKIKIEIDLDNIHVFDPKTEKAIL is encoded by the coding sequence ATGGTGGAAGTTAGGCTTGATCGGATAACGAAAAGGTTCGGGAATTTTGAGGCGGTTAAGGAGCTGTCCCTCACCATAAAGGACGGCGAGTTCCTGGTCCTCCTCGGGCCGAGCGGTTGCGGTAAGACAACGACGCTCAGAATGATCTCAGGTTTAGAAGAGCCTTCGGAGGGGAGGATATACTTCGGGGACAGGGACGTTACGTATCTCCCCCCAAAGGACAGGAACATCTCGATGGTCTTCCAGAGCTACGCGGTCTGGCCCCATATGACGGTTTACGACAACATAGCCTTTCCCCTGAAGATCAAAAAATATCCCAGAGAGGAGATCGAGAGGAAGGTAAAGTGGGCGGCGGAACTCCTCCAGATAGGGAACCTTCTGGATAGATACCCGGGTCAGCTCAGCGGGGGTCAGAGGCAGAGGGTTGCCGTTGCGAGGGCAATAGTGGTTGAACCCGACGTCCTGCTCATGGACGAGCCGTTGAGCAACCTTGACGCGAAGCTCAGGGTAACGATGCGCGCCGAGATAAAGAAGCTCCAGACGAAGCTGGGGGTTACCACCGTCTACGTTACTCACGATCAGGTCGAGGCCATGACGATGGGCGATAGGATAGCGGTTATGAACATGGGGAGGCTCCTTCAGGTCGGACCGCCAACGGAAGTTTACCTGAAACCCAACTCCCTCTTCGTGGCGACGTTCATAGGTGCCCCTGAGATGAACATCCTAAAGGCCACCCTTGCCGGGGATGGTACGACCATTGAGGGCGACGGTTTCAGGATACCCCTACCCGGGGATTTCAGGGAGATACTGCTCGATTACTCGGGCAAGGACGTCCTTGTTGGTATAAGGCCCGAACACATGACCGTTAAGGGGGTATCCACGCTGGAACACGTGACCAGAAGTGCAGAGATAGAAGGAAGCGTGGATTTCATTGAAGCCCTCGGCACGGATACCATAGTTCACGCAAAGGTCGGGGAGAAAATCATAAAGGTAAAGCTTCCGGGCCACATACCCATCCCGATCGGAGAAAAGATTAAAATAGAGATAGACCTCGATAACATCCACGTCTTTGATCCCAAAACCGAAAAGGCAATACTCTGA